The stretch of DNA TATGATTATACTACAATAATATGTACATTTTATGTACTTTTTTAGTTAATGGCAGATGGGGGAAAAAATGAATAAAACAATTATAGTGACAATTGCCGCAGCAGTAATAGTATTTGTATTTTTATCAGGTTGTGGGGAAACAAAGAGAGACACAGGAGAGTATTATAAGGGAAAAGTGGCTGTACTCATGTACCACCATATTGATCATCACGAAGGTGGAGCTACCATAACACCTGCCAGATTTGAAGAGCATTTAGACACCCTGCTATATAAAGGATATAACGTAATAAGCTTGGACCACTTTAGAAGCTTTTTAAAGGGTGAAATGGAGGTGCCCTCAAATGCAGTTTTAATAACCTTTGACGATGGCTATGAAAGCTTTTATCAATATGCCTATCCCTTATTAAAGGAAAGGGAAATGAGTGCAACCATGTTCATGATTGTAAAGCATATTAGTGCTAAAGAAGGACAAATACCCAAGCTTGACTGGTCACAAATGCAGGAGATGATTGGAAATGGCATGTACTTTCAGTCCCATACCTATGACAGCCACTTTTATCATGAGATTGATGAAAAGGGAAAAAAGGATGCCGCTTTGGCAGCACGTGGGTATTTAGCAGACGAGAAGCGTGTTGAGACGGAAGAGGAATATACAACCAGGGTATATGAGGATTTGAAAAAATCCAAGGAATTGCTGGAGCAGGGGCTAGATGTTTACATAGATTTTTTCTCTGCTCCCTATGGAAGAAAAAATCAAAAAGTGGATGAGATTTCAAAGGACATAGGCCTGGATTATATATTTACCATTGTACCTGGTTTAGTTAGTACAGCAGCCAATCCCATGGCACTGCCACGTATTAATGCTGGAAGCCCGGACATAGATGGAGACAAACTTCACCAATTAATTGAAAAGGCAAAATAAATAACATGGTCCAAAATATACAATGCCTGACTTGTAAAAAAAATTATAAAATTGTAAAAAAGGTGCAAGTTTTACCTTGAAAAATTAGTAGTATATAGCAAATGAAGAATTTTGATTATACGTGAGCCCAATAAGGGGTTAAGGGGAAGTGAATGAGTGGAGAGGTTAGCCGATGAATTTCTTGTCAGCAAGACGCTGCAGGGAGATAAAAATGCCTTTTGTGAGCTTATAAGGCGTTATGAAAAACAAATATACAGTCTTGCATACAGGTTGACCAATAACCTTGAGGATGCACAGGATCTGGCCCAGGAGGCTTTTAGCAAGATCTATCTTGTGCTGGAAAAGTATGACCCTGGCAGGCCTTTTTTCCCCTGGATGTATAAGGTGGCAAATAATGTAATCTACAGCCATTTGCGGAGTCAAAGGAACAAGCACCAGGAAATCTCTCTGGATAAGGTCATTGACTTTTCACCTTTAATACCTAACAGGGATACCCACCCAGAGGAGTATTCAACCTCCAGGGAAACCCAGAGGCTGGTTCAGCAGGCAATAGCTGAGCTGCCTGAAAAGTACAGGGTGCCATTGGTTCTAAAATACCTTGAGGATTTGTCATATAAATCAATTGGAGAAATATTGGACCTGCCGGTAACAACAATAGAAACACGATTATACAGGGGTAAGATATTACTTCAGAAAAGATTAAATAAAGTTATGGAAGGAGGGGAGTTTTATGAAGTGTCAAGAAAATAGGCAGATGATATACACATATCTAGATGGAGAACTGTCTACATATGAAGAGCGTAACCTATATAGTCATATGGCTGCATGTGATGCCTGCCAGCTTGACATGGAACGTGCAAGAAATCTTCATAGCTTATTAGAAAAAACGGTAAAGCACGTAAAGCCTCCCCGGGGTTTTGCCGAGAGAGTTATGGCAAACCTTCCTTCAAAATCAGATGCAGGTCAAGCGCAAGCCTTTGCTGAGCTTGATTTCTTTA from Desulfitibacter alkalitolerans DSM 16504 encodes:
- a CDS encoding polysaccharide deacetylase family protein; translation: MNKTIIVTIAAAVIVFVFLSGCGETKRDTGEYYKGKVAVLMYHHIDHHEGGATITPARFEEHLDTLLYKGYNVISLDHFRSFLKGEMEVPSNAVLITFDDGYESFYQYAYPLLKEREMSATMFMIVKHISAKEGQIPKLDWSQMQEMIGNGMYFQSHTYDSHFYHEIDEKGKKDAALAARGYLADEKRVETEEEYTTRVYEDLKKSKELLEQGLDVYIDFFSAPYGRKNQKVDEISKDIGLDYIFTIVPGLVSTAANPMALPRINAGSPDIDGDKLHQLIEKAK
- a CDS encoding sigma-70 family RNA polymerase sigma factor, translating into MERLADEFLVSKTLQGDKNAFCELIRRYEKQIYSLAYRLTNNLEDAQDLAQEAFSKIYLVLEKYDPGRPFFPWMYKVANNVIYSHLRSQRNKHQEISLDKVIDFSPLIPNRDTHPEEYSTSRETQRLVQQAIAELPEKYRVPLVLKYLEDLSYKSIGEILDLPVTTIETRLYRGKILLQKRLNKVMEGGEFYEVSRK